Below is a genomic region from Spartinivicinus marinus.
TGATATTCACAAAGTGTTTCATTCGCTAGCTGCTGTACTAGCTGCTTAGATATGGTGAGCGCTTGGCAATAATGATCACTTGAGGCACCTGTGGTTCGGTATCCTATCTGGTACTCGCTCAATAAGCAGTTAACCAAACTTAAGAGCAGTGCCATCTTATCATTTTTAATCACTTCGACAGGTTGGAGGTGAGCACCAATACTTTCACACAAATGAGATGGCCATCCCCACTTAAGTAATAAACAAGCTCCTAATGCTGGATAGCCCATTCTTAATACAGTATTTGCTTGCCCCAAGCGCACTAGCTTACTGGCCAGTTTACGAATTGGTTCACGAGGGTTTGCGTTCGCCATTTTATTTAATAAGACAAACTCTGGAGGGTAAAAGTGGCCTATTGCCAAGATACCCATTTGATGAATTAAACCTAACAAATGGGCAGTATGTTGTTTGTTTTGCAACTGGTCGCACTCAGCAGCAATTTTTTGTGCAAGCCGAGCACTGTATAAGGCAACACGCCACCAAGCGGCTTTACCTACTACTCCTCTTATAGGTGCTCTAAGCTGCTGTAAAATGAGTATGCCTATTGTTAAATTAGCAGCAACCTTTGGCGTTAAGCTTTGTATCACTGTCTCAAGGTCATGAAAATCTTCTGCAGCAACGGTTGCATCATTATCTCTAGATAAAGTGCTCACATATTGAATTAAGTGCTTTTTAATGCCTGGTGCATGTTTAAGCTGAGAGATAACAAACTCTGCATTATCACTTTTTTCCGTCAACAGCTCAGCCACTAGTTCATTTTGTTGAGGCCAATTCATTAAGCCATTAGCTCCCTTACTCATTGAAACATCTGAGTAACAACAAGCATGAGAGGTGAGTGGTTTGTCAATCACAGAAAACTGTTGCTGGTCATTCTCTTCAATAGCTGCATCTGGGAAGGAAACAAGTAGTGCATGTGGGTTTAAAAACTTAAACTCATCTACAGCCACACCGATTAAAACGCTAGAGCACCCTGCAATAAAATAGACTTTATCAGCACACAACAACTGACTATCAATCACACAGCGTAAGCGGTACGGCTCACTTAAGGCAGGTGTCGCCCCAGGCTCACAATCAGCAAATATTTTATTAACTACTGACACTGTCAGCGGTGTTACTGGATGCCCCAGCAACTTACCTAATTGAGATTGAGAAACTAGTTGATCAGCTCCTCTCACTACCATCAGTTGTTGCTGGTTCATACGATACATAGTAGGCAAAGCCAACTGTCGGGGCTGAATGCCTATCTGTTTAATTGCAGCCAAGAAAGGCACATCTCGCCTAATTTGCAAGGTTTGAAAGGAGACCCCCTTGGCAGCAAGGTAACGTTTTACTCGCGTTGCAATATGCATGGCTTATCCCAGACCTACTTAAACTAAACCATGGCGTTAGATTGTTATATTTATCATTTAAAAAGCTTCCAGAAATAAATTATGGCTCACAATGAATAAATTGCGACTGTAATTTACAATTTTTTTACGAGAGCGCCTCCTTGCGATCAATTTTACTATTTTTGTATTGCTCACTACCTGATATCAATCAAAATGGTAATAATGAACTCTGCACTATAATTATAATAATTGTAACTGTTTTAAGTTATACCAGCCTCTCCCTGACCAAGAATCACCCTAACTAATAATAGCAGTCTTGAGTGAATATTTATCAACCAGTGTTTCTCATCCCTGCTGCAATACCTGTTATCGTAACCATTAACGCCTGCTCAATCAGATCTGTTACTGATTCAGGGTTATTTCTAGCCCGGTAGAGCAGCTCTACTTGTAGTACATTCAACGGGTCTGTATATGGATTTCTTAGTGCAATTGACTGCTGCACCCATGGGTCATCAGCTAATAACACTTCTGATCCAGTAATTTGTTTAATAACAGATGCCGTATGTGCCAACTGTTGTTGTAATTGCTCACCCAGTGGCTTTAATGCGACAGGTACTAAGCGATCATCATAATGAGCTGCCAGGGTTAAGTCCGCTTTAGCCAGAACCATTTCCAGCATGTTAACTCTGGCCCGAAAAAAAGGCCACTGGGTCATCATTTCCGTTAAAGTATCATGACCAGACTCAGCAAGCACTGCCTCCAGCGCTTCTCCGGCTCCAAGCCAAGAAGGAAGCATTAAACGGTTTTGGGTCCAGGCAAAAATCCAGGGGATAGCACGCAAACTTTCAATTCCACCTGCTTGTTTTCGTTTAGCAGGGCGACTGCCTAGCGGTAACTTTGCCAATTCTTGTTCTGGAGTAGCAGCACGAAAATAATCAACGAAGTCAGGTGTTTCTTTTACCGTTTTTCGATAAACACTTAATGACTTGTTTGCTATTTTGGCCATAGTATCACGCCAGTTATCAGCTGGAACTGGCGGTGGCAACAGTTTAGCCTCAATTGCAGCACACCAATAAAGCACCATACTTCTCACGGCGACATCAGGTAGACCAAACTTGAAGCGTATCATTTCTCCTTGCTCAGTCACCCGCATACCATAGTCCAGTGAACCAGGAGGCTGAGATAATATAGCGGCATGAGCTGGGCCACCCCCACGTCCAATAGTTCCACCTCTACCATGAAAAAGTACCAGTTTAACTTGATACTTGCTGGCTACCTGCACCAGCTTTTCCTGTGCCTGATACTGTGCCCAGGCCGCCGTTAAAAAGCCTGCATCTTTAGCAGAGTCAGAATAACCAATCATGACTTGCTGATAGCCATTAATATACTGCTGATACCACTCAACACTTAATAACCGATCAATACTCTCAGCCGCCTGATCAAGATCAGCAAGCGTTTCAAATAATGGCACCACAGGTATTTTAAAGCCAACATCAGTTGCTTTGAGCAACAGCAATACAGCTAAGACATCAGATGGCTGACTGGCCATTGAAATTACATAACTCCCCATTGCAGTTGCCGG
It encodes:
- a CDS encoding HDOD domain-containing protein; this translates as MHIATRVKRYLAAKGVSFQTLQIRRDVPFLAAIKQIGIQPRQLALPTMYRMNQQQLMVVRGADQLVSQSQLGKLLGHPVTPLTVSVVNKIFADCEPGATPALSEPYRLRCVIDSQLLCADKVYFIAGCSSVLIGVAVDEFKFLNPHALLVSFPDAAIEENDQQQFSVIDKPLTSHACCYSDVSMSKGANGLMNWPQQNELVAELLTEKSDNAEFVISQLKHAPGIKKHLIQYVSTLSRDNDATVAAEDFHDLETVIQSLTPKVAANLTIGILILQQLRAPIRGVVGKAAWWRVALYSARLAQKIAAECDQLQNKQHTAHLLGLIHQMGILAIGHFYPPEFVLLNKMANANPREPIRKLASKLVRLGQANTVLRMGYPALGACLLLKWGWPSHLCESIGAHLQPVEVIKNDKMALLLSLVNCLLSEYQIGYRTTGASSDHYCQALTISKQLVQQLANETLCEYQCLSQINHSLVA